The Haliotis asinina isolate JCU_RB_2024 chromosome 3, JCU_Hal_asi_v2, whole genome shotgun sequence genome segment AGGCAATAACTTCACAGTGTTTTCCTTACCATCACCTTGAGTATctgcaatattttatttatatgtttGAGGTTATATTCACAGATTCTATTAGCACCACTGAAAAATTATATTCTTAGTGAAAATTAAGCCTTATATAAATTGATGGTTTACATTTCTGAAAAGACTAAAAGCTAATTTTTCAGACAATAGCTTGAAATATTAGACAAGAACATTAATATATGTCAAGATCAAATGTATAATGCAATGTGTGAGTTATTTCTTCAGCTGTAAAACTGTCAGTATTTGACATACAACAAATACATGgctttttattttaaaaattcatttAATGAATATGCCATAATGTGTTAAGAGGTGTTGCATATACACTCCCAGTGTCAATCATCTTAATTGTGTGCATGCAAATTGATTAAATTTATTAAACTGGAGTCTGAAGAATAATGGCATAACAATACTGTGATACTGTCATACTATAAAGGCAGATATTATTTCTAGTACCGGCTAGTAACACTTTCCCTGACAACAGCTCACTAGTCTGGCTGGCTAGTTCAGTCTTGTCCAACAAAAGTACCATCTCACTGTCATGTTGCTATACTAAATAATCATCACACATACGATGACAAATTTCTAAATCATCAGCTCCATACAAGTCACCAGGTGGATCAGTACTCACCACACAATAACTAAGGCATAAATTATCATGTTTGATGAAGCCATATTTGGCAAAATGATTTTAAAAGGATGACAGCCTTTATGGACTGTGATACTGCCAGTGACactgcattgatggatgtgggCTGTTCTGATTTTGTCACTTCATGCAGACGAGGGCAGAGAAACCGTTTCAATTTCTCTAATGCACTGAAGATAATAATCATACAAAGACTCATTACATGACACCATTAATGTATGCACAACAGTTCCCATCAAAGTGCCATTCTAACAAATTAAGTTCAATCAATATGGGACAAgacaaaacatattcatatttCCCTTCAATGCAGCAAGCATGGTGTGACAGATCTGTATCTTTTCTGAACGGATGAATTAAAAAAGCAAGGCATTCAGAACAGTTTAACTTCTAGTTGATCTTTGGCTTGAATTATGAGAAGCATGCCATTATGATGAAACTATTTAGCAAATGAGCCTGTCATATTACCTCTGACTGAACAAACTgatttcaaggtcacagcatCATGACATCACAAGGTTTATCAGTGGGCAGAGTCACTTAATCATATGtgcaattctccacatgggtacaatatgtgaagcccatttctggtgtcccctgcagtgatattgctggaatattgctaaaaagtggtGGAAAGATAAACTCACACACCATTTCATATGGTTGAATGGTGCTGAAAAAAAAACTACAGTAAAACAGTATTGCATCAAAGAGGAAGGGACCTATGACAATATATAActcactgtttaataattttacaaagttattaAACATTGTGTAATAGCATCATGTGATGCTGTATGTTTGGCATATTCAATAATGAATCTAGAAGAAATGGATGAAACTATTAAAATAAGTTCAATACATCAATATTTGACATAACACAGTTAACTGTATGCTTTCAATGCATAATCAGTTCACAATTTAGTTTCAGATTCAACCCTTCAGTTTCAGAGAATAAACTATTTAAAACCATGGCTGAAACAAAAAACTGTCACAAAAGTACTTGTGATGAACATTTAATGTACAGGTCAGCgaaaatcaaatataacattCACATGCCTAAATCAGGTATTCATGGCATACCTGTATGACATACTTGCCACAGACGAAAAGTTTATCTGGACCTCTCTAAACCAAAGTTTCAACATATACTTTTTCTcctctgtcacatgtttatctTGGAACATGTCCATGCATTCATAACATTTGTGAACTTAAACACATGGTGATAGAATCAGTGCCCACAAAAATATCAGTGGGACAGCTCATCAATAGGCACTGCTTACACATAGAAAACAATAACTATTTATAAGCAGTGAGTGAAACAGAACATCAGACAGGTTTACCGTGTGCAGCATTAAGCAACAAATACTCTTGTGAATAGATAGTATTTCTGCTAAAGCATGACATGGTCACCCATTTTACCAACACCTGGTGTCTAGtaattcatttatatatttgtcACAGCCATTTCCATACCCAATGGAATTTGTCCTTGTTAATCTCTGGCAATGACATTTCATATTCATTGCATCCAATAAGAATCTCTAAAAATACCATAATTTGTCCAGTCTGCTTACATGATATAGCCAGTAGTATTTACATCCCTAAACATTAAGAAGAGGTTCAATATTTATCAGCATGTTTTAAGAAATGTTTATCTATAGAAAGTATTCTTTTAAATCATAAGTGTCCACAATGTCCAGTCTAAAAGCTGCTGAATATATTGCAGACACTGTATTAGAGAAACAAGCCTTACCTATAATGAAGGGCACCTGCTCCATGCCTCCTAGATACTGTTACACAGAGGAGTATCACGTCAACGTAGGGTCACTGCCTCAGTAGGGCTGCCACACCAACTGTTTCAGCATCATCACACGATCCAACATCAAATATTACTCAATACCTATATTGCAAAGTGCAAAAACACGACAAGCGTGGTTCAAACCAACATGTTGCCTACATTGCTACTCAGAAATGTTTGCTGTATTTTTGAtgaataattcaataatttcacaCCTCTCATCCATCTGAGTTAACAGCTAGCCTCATACAATTCCAGATGAGTCAAATGGAGTACATCAAAATTACAAATGATAGTAACAGactattttttcattcatttttcattataaaacaaaaattaatTACTTCTACTATTTCTGTGTTCAGTTACGGTAGCTCATCTACCTCACAAATACTTGAAATGAATCGCATTATACCAGTGCATCACTCTATACTGTAGCTGAGCCACTACTGATAAGTGACAGCGTCACTCGATACAGCCTCTACAGACTGGTGTGTCACTCCATACAGCCTCTACAGACTGGTAACTGGCAGTGTCACTCAGTACAGCCTCTACAGACTGGTGTGTCACTCCATACAGTCTCTACAGACTGGTGTGTCACTCCATACAGCCTCTACAGACTACTGTGTCACTCCATACAACCTTTACAGACTGGTGGCAGTGTCACTCAATACAGCACCTACAGACTAGTGTGTCACTCCATAGAGCCTCTACACAGTGGTGGCAGTGTCACTCCACACAGCCTCTACAGACTGGTGTGTCACtccatacagtgagtgagtgagtttagttttacgccgcactcagcaatattccagctatatggcggcggtctgtaaataattgagtctggaccagacaatccagtgatcaacaacatgagcatcaatctgcgcaattgggaaccgatgacatgtgtcaaccaagtcagcgagcctgaccacccgatcccgttagtcgcctcttacgacaagctgaatcgccttttatggcaagcatgggttgctgaaggcctattctaccccgggaccttcacaggtctcactCCATACAGCCTCTACAGACTGGTGTGTCACTCCATACAGCCTCTACAGACTGGTGTGATGCTCCATACAGCCTCTACAGACTGGTGGCAGTGTCACTCCATACAGCCTCTACAGACTACAGTGTCACTCCATACAGCCTCTACAGACTACAGTGTCACTCAATACAGCCTCTACAGACTAGTGTGTCACTCCATCCAACCTCTACAGACTACAGTGTCACTCCATACAGCCTCTACAGACTGGTGTGTCACTCCATACAACCTCTACAGACTGGTGTGTCACTCCATACAGCCTCTACAGACTGGTGTGTCACTCCATACAACCTCTACAGACTGGTGTGTCACTCCATACAGCCTCTACAGACTACTGTGTCACTCCATACAGCCTCTACAAACTGGTGTGTCACTCCATATAACCTCTACAGACTGGTGTGTCACTCCATACAGCCTCTACAGACTAGTGTGTCACTCCATACAGCCTCTACAGACTGGTGGCAGTATCACTCAATACAGCCTCTACAGACTGGTGGCAGTGTCACTCAATACAGCCTCTACAGACTGGTAACTGGCAGTGTCACTTCATACAGCCTCTACAGACTAGAGTGTCACTCCATACAGCCTCTACAGACTGATGTGTCACTCCATACAGCCTCTACAGACTGGTGGCAGTGTCACTCAATACAGCCTCTGCAGACTGGTGGCAGTGTCACACCATACAGCCTCTACAGACTGGTGGCAGTATCACTCAATACAGCCTCTACAGACTGGTGGCAGTGTCACTCCATACAGCCTCTACAGACTGGTAACTGGCAGTGTCACTCCATACAGCCTCTACAGACTGGTGGCAGTGTCACTCAATACAGCCTCTACAGACTGGTAACTGGCAGTGTCACTCCATACAGCCTCTACAGACTAGAGTGTCACTCCATACAGCCTCTACAGACTGGTGTGTCACTCCATACAGCCTCTACAGACTGGTGTATCACTCCATATAGACTCTGTTGATCAGTGAATAGCATCAACTCTATCTGCACCATTAATTGCatttcagaataaaatattcatcactATTCTATGATGAAGCTATTATGTCTCATTTATATCATCACAATAACACATATTGTACATATTTTAAATTTACTCTTCACATACACAAAAATGTCAGTCCATTATCATAATGTATGcctttattcattcattcataatcGTTTAGTCATCCACACAGTAGTCTTTCAAGACATTTTCCTAATAAACTCTGAACTCAAATACTGTTGTTAGATGCCATCAAACATCATTACTGAACAACAAAGTAAATATGGTTAATGGTACGGATAACCATCATTATTTTTTCAAGCATTTTATCTgaattaaaggccttttcaagCAAATTCGAACTGAATGAATTGACTGACTAAACTGAGGACTTGCCAAACTACAATGGGCAGTTATAATGAAGTTTCTGACATATAACATTTTCCTAACATAACTTTTTTTAAGCAAtctaggaaaactatgaaagtaCTAACAATATGCTTCAATTACCATCATCTCTGAATCTGTGCTGTTTTGATTCACTATGTGGTTATAAGAAGATAATAAATTAACTTCAAAATCTAAAGCTTCAATTTTTACAGAGTTCAAAAGGTTATCAGACAAATTCTGCTGTCAAGTTTCAATGAAGCAATATAAGTTATATATCACAGGCCCTGTTAACTAATGGTTTTCAAGTGGGCACTATCACCTTGTGCCGGCCATGCGTGTATTAGCCGTATTGACCGCCTAGCAATCAGCTATATTGGATGAAGTACGGTTTTTGCCAAAGCAGCTCAGGCTGGCCAGTGGTCAGTTAGTGGACAGAGGAAAAAATCAATATTACGCTGATGCATGGCAAAAAGTTTATCGCTTCATGAAATTCTCCACTGGGGCTGGAACAAGTGTACTTTTGAACCCACCATTGACTGAGTCCCAGGAGAGCCGAAGGTCAGAACCAATATGCTGGCCATGATTTGGAAAAATTAATTTTTGCCGGACTTTATGAGAAAATGAAGGAACACAGTCATGCTCTTTTCATTGCAGTCCCTGTGGTGACCACTGTTTGAACACACTCCAGTGGTATCCTTTGCTTATGTTTGTTTAGGCGAATATGTATGAAAACAGTTAATCCTTTTTCCTTGTGTAGCATACTGCGAGATTTATCAGGTGTTGGCCGACGGTACAATTAAATTAATTGCTTGTGCTCGTCAGATATGATTGTCGATATAGTATATACATAGGCCACCTATAGATGTTATTGTATTCATGAGATGCTTTAACGGATAGAGGATAAGTGATCAGCAAATATGACTCTCTTTTGGAGAGTGTTAGTCTAAATACAAGCATGTCTGAATACTAGGCTGTTGCcactaaaacaaatatttataatttttcaTTGAAATACAACAGACTAATGTACACTTGGTATGATTTAGACATGTTAGACGGTGATAAACAGACTAGTAAGGATTAAGTTGTCACTGATAGAAATTATGTACTTTATTAATTTCTGATAATTTAATAACAACCATTTCAAACCTGACCATGAAAGCGTGTATCTTCTCAATGATAACAGACGCATGTGTTGAGAGTGTTAGATCTAGGACAACTCACTGGCTTGTCACATCCATGCATCTTTACTCTCATGGTCAATGTATCAGTAATCAAGTTCACGTCTTGTCTCTCTTCAAAACTTCTCACATAAATCCTTCACGGAGAAACAGACAATTTCATAACCAGgatggatttattttcaaaaataattttgacaaagCCCACTTGATTTACTGGAGATAATATAGTTGGACACTGGATGTCCAAAAGGGTTGTGTTTGATTTGCATGAATTTATATTAAATTGTTTGTCTCAGttcaaaaaacaaaatttgTTTTGAAGATGCAATGAACCATATGTCCAGCTTCAGAATCTCAGGCTCTCATTATATGATAGCTGTCTAATTGCTGAATCATGTCCACATCTGTTGTTTGTTTCCTAATGACTCTAATTTCTTTCATTGAGATTGTAGCTGATTTCATGACAAGGCATGTAAACAACTTGGTATTTACATCAAACAGTAAGTGGCACATTCTTCCTAAAGAGGCTAAATGGTCTACATTGTTTAATGGTACATATAAAATCTCTGTCAAACACTTATGTGTTAAATGTACAGTTGTACAGTAAAGAAAGGATCCCTGCATATTCTGATTTTGTCATCCTTTTGCAGGTGTATCAAACCTAAGATATCTTGAAGTATATTTATTGATCCTTTCAACTTCCACACAATATTTGTCatacatatatcacaaaaaaaTAAGAACACATTCCAATTCTTTCCCAAAATCATATTTCAGAGCCAAACCTTTCTCATCtccatcaaatatattttcacaaaaataaacatgaaagcCAATGTCATTTTAATCAGGATAAGTATTTCATTCAACAAAATGTGTCACACCTTTGATTATCAGTAAATCAAGTCAACAATTAAAATTTGACACAGATTTCAAAGTCAAACACGATTTTCTATTCTGATATTGCCCAAATTATCAGACTTCACCTCAACAATAATTATTGTTTACTCAAGTGATGACTAACAAGCTGCAGGATGGACGAAGGATGCACCGTTTGACACTTTTAAATACCAATTCCTACTTGTGACTAGATTGTAGTTTCTGGTGGCTGACCTCTATCCCTTATCTCCACACAGACATAAGCTGTCTTTGTCGTAAACAATACATTCCTTTGAAATTTCAAGGGCTGTCAAAGTGGCCAGTAAGCAGTATACAAGAGTGCAATGTGATGGGATGGGACTTAGTGCACAATCGTGATATCAAATCTCATACAATTAAATTATTTAGATGAATTATTCTTGATAATGAATTCATTTTCACATCAGAACTATGAGAtataaaaacattaaataaGGTGATAGATTTAACAGTTGTTAGATTGCTTAAGTAGATCAGTAGTTAAGTTGCTCAGTcggaatatttgtaaatttacaATATAATTAGATAGTCACATAAATTATTCTTGTCAATAAATTTATTTAAACATCCTAACAACAATGAGATAAGAACATTAAATAAGGTGTGTCAACTCTATGTTAGATTGCTTAACTTTTGTAGAGTCtatatgtgtaaatatacattataCTACTTATGAAAAATGTTGAGCTGATTCTACAACTTGTGAGGATTAATTAGCATCTCACCAATGTAGAAAAAAATGCTGATATAGAAATGGAAGCAACCAAATTCCATAATTACACAAGGCACTGACATTCTTCTTACTTGAATTGAATACACAAATGAAAGGTTTCCTCCAAATTAATCAGACACCCTAAAGCTTCAAAatcacaggaaaacattcacaGAAGTATGAAGTGAACAGCCATTCATTGTATTCAAAGAGGAAATACAGGATTGAGAGATGTTTCCTTAGAGCTTTATAAGGTTCATGGGAATGGTTATAAAACTGATACATTTAGAGGGAGTATCAAAATAGACAACCTTTTCACTGATAAAATAACCttgataaatgataaaataataatgTCAATTTTTTAAACCAACTAACACAACATAAATGAAAGTAAATCACTTGATCCATATAGtaacaaaaaaatattcttgTTCATACAGTATGATAATGACGGCAgaattgagtgaatgagtgagttggtttttgccactttaagcaatattccagcaataatatcacagcagttgacaccagaaaatggcctTCACATGGTACCCATGCAAGCAAGAGAGCTTAGGTCTTTGGAATGaaaagcgaacactttaactataAGGTTACCCACCACCCAACATAATAATGACACCCAAGCACCAGATATAATATGTAATAGTCACAACAGTGTGTATGGAAATGAATGTCTTACCCCTTTCATAGGTCAGTGTTGTAATCAACATTATGTTATGTAATCTACtcatataaacatataaatacatCTCCAATCATTGTTATATTGCAGTTTCTAAtagagatttttaaaaatattttttaacttaCTCAATTCCTTCTTATTGCATTTGAATACTTTCAGGAGGGACATGACGATCAATAAATGTTTAATGACTATTAACATACACTCAGATGCAAATGTAGCTCTAACCAACTAAATCTATTGATGCCTGAAGCTTAATTATTATGATGCAGGCTACAGATAACGATCAGCCTATGAAACTACCCAAACATTTCACTCATCATGCATAGAGGatactgttttcatttctgtCAGATTCAACATCTTTTGACATGTATTAGATTCCTCTTCACCTTGAATATTTGTATGCAAAAAGCTAATACACATAAATTGTAAGAGCAAATACATATAAAATGTCAATGCCTAAGAAAAATCATTGTCGAGTATCTGACAAAATGgaaatatgtgtaattttatcCAAAATTGTATCCATTGTGAGGAAAACATTTGTCTCACAATGTTTTTCTTACTTCTACCATATGCAcaaaagaatatatttttcaaaataatattcattaatatataataaaagtacCCTTGGTATCCCATTCAAAATAATGTACATTACTGCAGTGAAACGTCCAATCTGATAACAAAATCCAGTTTTTGTGGAATCAGTGGAATATTATTAATCATTAGTCTATACCAAATCTCTAACGGTCGGGGTGGATGGATTTTAGAATTTGGTCGTATGTTGAAATAACACTAGTTGGATGGCGGTCATGAAAACTATACATAAAAGAATCAATACAATGCTGAAAGCAATCTTTAAGGTATATAATTAAACTGGACACATGCTTAAGCAAAAATAGCATTATCAATCTATCCATTATTTTGAAAGCTACCAGATATTTCAATGACTTTGGAAACTGAGTGATGTGTAATTATTGCTGATTAAAAAACTCTGAGAAAATGGAGCCGTATCAACTCCAATTTATCAAAAGCCAAGCACTGATTCCAATACTGGCACTTCTTGTAGAAGAAAACAAATTAATTTCTTTTCCAATAATACTGCTGAACTGAAAAGCATGGCAAATTATAATTTTCATTGAAAGGATTAAATAAGATCAAATGTCTCCCAAACTAAAGAACTTTTCTCTTCTATATGAAGCTTGATATTcaagtttcattcatttatcaaaagttctatgtttggtgaagaaattaAGCTTTGGATACCTACTAATATTACAAAAactataatgaatttgaattcaATGTACGATGACATTATCAAGGAATGGAATATCTTTGGACACATCCTCCTCATATCAAACTATTTGAATCTAGACAAAATATTGGAATGTTCCTCTTGATCATTTGCAAATATAACTGAAATTTTATACTTTACTCAAGAGatttattttttaaactctCATGTTATCAAACTAATCCATGTCCATTTTCATCTTAATAAGTTACAATATTTCTGACAGTTTTAACTTTCATAGACCAAAGGTTAGAGGACACATCCCTATTACTGTCATACAAAGTGTTTTAGTGTAAGACTTTGGCATGACATTTATCCCCTAAAGACATGTTTTCTCAAAATTATTTCCTAAAGTCATTAAAatttctgaaatgttgactgatctTATTGCCCTTTGAGGTACAGACAAGGCTATATACATCTAGGTAAATCAGACGTTTAATTTCATAAACACTTAATTAGATAATGATCCAATTAGACAAGTCAAAAACGGGTCTCGGAGACAATGCCATGTCTGCAAAGCTGAAAAATGTGGATTTAAAATGTCACTGAGTCTTGACTTTTGACAACGGAACATAAATAACTTAATGAAAAAAGTCGTGAAATCTCCCGATAATGTGTTTTGTATATACGGACGACTAAATTGAAGTTTATATGTCAAACTGATATGGCATATAGCGACATGATGACTCCATGGAGGTGACTTTAAAATACCACTTGTGAGACATGCCGATCTCCAAGAGAATGAACAAGAACTTACGTGCCACATAGATGAATCCACTGCATATACAATGACAAATAATTGAAATCACTGTCTCAGACCTTTACACCACTATTTGAGATTTTCGCCATCAGAGCCTTCATGGTCaagaaagtttgacagtttcggTGGAAAGCCAAAATATgcatctctctctcacacataaGCCAATTTTTCCAAATCAGTGTCACATCAGGAGAACGATGAAGAAAATTTATAGTTTTTAATCAATTCACTGTGAAGACAGCTTTGCTCTGGGCGGCCATTGAAAAaccatttctgtcagtgaccaGTGTCCACTCTATGAGTTGAGACCGCTGGCCCCACAGAGTCAGTCCCTTGTCTGCGATTAAATTACTGAGTCCAGGCACAATCATCAGTTTTAAGGAAATGCAATATAGAGACCTACCAAAACTCTGATGAAAAACATCAATCAAatctttatttcaaaatgatgaGACGGCATCTAACAGCCTGTGGACGCTATTTGGATTACTCGTTTGGCAGACTTGAACTACTCAGAATGAGACTCAAGCTTTGCTACGTTATTATCACTCAGCTTCAGGTATCACATGGAAGATAATTGTAACATCAGTTTAAAAAAACTTTATTATCGATAGTGTCAAGATTGTTTGCCTTTTTGCAAGAAGTGTCTGTTTTCTACCAATGATTATGTGGCGATGAACTTTTCACGGCTTTTTGAGCAATAAATGTCAAGACTGATCTCATCTGTCTTCTTCCAGCGTCTCCAGCACAAATAAAGTCATTCAATTCACGGCATAGAAATGGTACTTTATAAGTAGTATCTCGACCATCGAAGGAGACAAGCACTATTTATTTCATTCAAGTCTTATATAATTGGGTTTTTttgcatctgaaaaaaatagGGCCTCATatcatattttttcattcatatccAATTTCAAGTcaataaatttctttttttgatTTATGTAAATAGAACTTAGCAAATCAACACGCATCCACAAAACCTTAATTTGACAAAGCAAAATATGTCTAATATGAACTCGGAATGACCCAAGAATGACAAACACAGGAAAACTATCTTGTACATTCATTTATCTCCAGTAACACAAAGTCAAATGAAACAGCCTACGTTTGCCTGAAGTGTATCAGTTCTAACATGCTCCTACAGGTAAACTCTGTCACTCCTTACTGCCCGTGTCCGTGCTAACATGATACGGTCAGGACTACGACCGGATAGACTACTATTGCCATATATTTAATATCGTATACAGTATAGTTTTAGATGCATAGTTATTGTATAATAAACATTTAATCACCCATTTAGTGACTTCATTGCCACTGGTCTAATGTGTCTGATCAGACACTGTACATCTACTGGTCCAATGTGTCTGATCAGACGCTGTACATCTACCAGTGTAATATGTGTGCTCAGACACTGTACATCTACTGGTCCAATGTGTCCGATGAAAAACTGTACGTCTACTGGTCCACTATGTCTGATAAGACACTGTACATCTACTGGTCCAGTGTGACTGATCAGACAATATACATCTACAGTCTAATGTGTCTCATTAAACACAGTGCTTCCACCAGTCACCTGTGTCC includes the following:
- the LOC137278840 gene encoding dynein heavy chain-like; protein product: MSQMEYIKITNDTSTDWCDAPYSLYRLVAVSLHTASTDYSVTPYSLYRLQCHSIQPLQTSVSLHPTSTDYSVTPYSLYRLVCHSIQPLQTGVSLHTASTDWCVTPYNLYRLVCHSIQPLQTTVSLHTASTNWCVTPYNLYRLVCHSIQPLQTSVSLHTASTDWWQYHSIQPLQTGGSVTQYSLYRLVTGSVTSYSLYRLECHSIQPLQTDVSLHTASTDWWQCHSIQPLQTGGSVTPYSLYRLVAVSLNTASTDWWQCHSIQPLQTGNWQCHSIQPLQTGGSVTQYSLYRLVTGSVTPYSLYRLECHSIQPLQTGVSLHTASTDWCITPYRLC